TTTGCCCTAAGCCATTGAATTAATACTAAAAAGACATAAATTCTTTTAGGACGTAAGACATAATTTATGGTATATTATGATTAACTTATGGTATATTATAATGCGAGAAAATAAATTTGTGCCTCGTAAAATAACTATTTGTCTTgaggaacaaaaattaaaaaccaaTATAAAGTAGGATCAAAAGTGCAAATTACCCTTTATTAGATTCTCcaatagcaaaaaaaatatatatatatctagtgAAATCTCACTAAATAGCGTCTGGTAAGAATAAAGTGTAAATAGACATTATTATTACCTCGTGGGGATAGGAAAATTGTCTTCAAAAAACCCTCAGCTCACGTGCATCAAACCAAGCAagtaattaataagaaaaacaatataAAGTCTACGAGAAAGAGCAATATCAAAACACAATAAACGACATACAATCAGAATTGTGAGTGTAAACAACTAGTACAATCGACACACACTAACAAGCCTAAATCCTCGCAAGGCAAGACAACACTGTACCCCTAATACTAACCTTCTACCATAATACGCAACATACACTTTTTTCTAGAATCATGTGCTCGTAAATATGAAGTTACACGGTTACCCCGGAAATTATATTGGGCCATTCTGAGAAAGACTTTTTAAGTCCATTGGGCCTAGCCCAGTCCAACTTAAAGCCCATTACTTATTCCTTCACATCAAAAAATTTCCACCTTCCAAATTCATCAATTCATCACTTTCCATTTTGATCTCACAGTTCTCTTCCACATCAATGGCGTTGGAATGGGTTGTTCTCGGCTACGCCGCCGGAGCCGAAGCCATCATGCTGCTTCTATTAACGGTTCCGGGTCTTAACCCGCTTCGAAAAGGGCTAATTTCCGTGACCCGGAATCTCCTCAAGCCATTTCTCTCCATTGTTCCCTTTTGCCTCTTTCTCTTAATGGATATCTACTGGAAATACGAGACCCGACCCACTTGTGAATCCGAATCGTGTTCTCCATCGGAGTACCTTCGTCATCAGAAATCAATCATGAAATCGCAGCGTAATGCGCTTCTAATCGCCTGTGCGCTGGTGTTCTATTGGTTATTATACTCTGTTACTGGCCTTGTTGTGAAAGTTGAACAGCTGAATAAGCGGGTGGAGAAGATGAAGGCTTCGGATTGATCCGATTCGATCTGATTTTGATGGATCCGGGTATGTGGGTTTTTTTGGGTTTTCGGGTCGGGTTGCTTTAtttggattttatttttgagttgttGATGTTATAAGACATGAAAAAGCTACTTTTActatctaattttttgtttaaaaggTATTGTGTGGTTCTTCGATTTTTATTAGTATATGTTGATTTCTCATAGCTTGACTATTGTATTGTTTTGTtactatattttgttttttgtattgttttgcGCGGTTTTTCATTGGGCCGAGGGCCTGTTGGTAACAATTTCTCTTAACCTTGAAGTAAGGATAATGTTTGCATACGCTCTAACCTGTCTGAACTCTATTTCTGAGATTACACTAGgtaaatttttattgttatcaGTCGAACAATGAATGAATATATCTAATTggagtaaaaatataatattgaggaTTCAAATAGCCGACTCCGATGATTAAGTAGTATTTGTTGTGTTAATCATAGTGTACTTGTTTGGTGTTGCAGGATAAGATATGATTAGAAAGTGTTGAATTAGAATAGTAGTTTATTTTTGCAAATCTTTAGGATTTGGTATTaaattttagactataaaatgctAAATTTATGGTTTTTAAGCTATGCAATGAGAATTTTATGTATAACTTTTTAGTTCGTAATATCTGATTTAGTTGGGCTTTAATGTTTATCATGAATAAATCATtgttcatgaaaataaaataaaatagaaatagtaGTTCTTCTGTTCCTTCTTATGTGACATCCTTTGATTAGACAtaacatttaagaaaaaagagtacttttgaaacttatgatCGAAAATAACCGTTAGATTTTTGTGTAGCTGAGATTTATTTCATGAAaggtaaaacaaaaaatttaaagtcgAACTATTTTTAGTTATAGTAAAGTGACATCTCTTTTGGaatagaccaaaaaaaaaaaaaaagtgttacaTAAAATTAGACAGATGAAGTgttaattttcataatatttgacCAGATAATCACCTGTtagtttttataaaaacaaataatacaaCCTTTAAACTAATGTGTTCCAAGTAACTAATTAATGCTTTGATTAAACTGATGgtgaaaattatatatcaatCAGATAAGACATTAGTATTTTTTAAACTATGATTGAAATTTTAGAAACAcattttaactaaactaaggtcatATTATCCTCTCCGCTGAACATACGAAGGTTTGGTCTAGTCTATTTTTCTCATATGTGCCCTTCTTAAAACTAAAGTAGTGTTGGTGTCACCTAATATATCTCAATATAGAAAGGACaacttagggcccgtttggatgggcttaataaaagcagctttaaaaaagtatttttaaaagtgccgaaacttatttttaaaataagcagttatgcgtttggataaaagtgctgaagttgttatgtcaaacgtgaaaagggaaaaatggaagaaagaaatgttagggttatatgggtaatttggagattgtataaaaatattaagcacaaaaagataaaaatgtggtcaacttaaaacagtttataagctaaaaaaaaaaaagcacccctaccccagcttttaacttttggcttaaaataagtttttttaaacttaaaataagctgttttgagtattaccaaacagctaaataagtcaaaaaccagcttttaagtcagtttgaccagcttttaagctgagccaaacaggctcttagtcTTTACTTCTATCAAGTTGTTGTGCTAAAAAAATTGTAGGAAGAGTTTGAAGCTCTTGTACTAGCTCCCACATGTAGTTGTGCTAAGTCAAAGGAGTATGTGTTGCATCTGCAGCAGTTGAAGTTGTTTCAATTCTTAATAGGCTTGAATGAATCCTACATTCAGACaagaatacaaatattgatgatgagtccAACACCAGCAATTAATCATGTTTATTCAATGGTAGTGAGTGATGAAAGCCAAAAAAATGTAGCAGCCAATGCTGGTATTCTAAGGAACAATCTAATGAGTTGAATGTTAGGAGCGAAATAAGTAGGTATTATGCGGAAACTATTAAAGCAAATCTCCAAAACTATGAGTATGAAGACAAACGAgaaatacacaaaaatttaacattGTTCTGTCAATCGATCTATATtaacaaaggagaaaaataatatatatatatatatatatatatatatatatatatatatatatatatatatatatatatatatatatatatataaataagagaGTTAGCAGTGACAATTTCAACCTATATTAATGAAATGAGTCCATTTTACTCATATTTAATGACTTGGTCTCTCATATTTTAATGGGTAAATACGAGTTTCTAGCTATTTTAAGAGTctataaatttgatcaaaataagtaaaatataaatatccaTATTAACCCATAATAGATTACTTGTTTTTCACTTCcttcaaaaatttaattgtgctaaaaaaataaaaagttgaataCGAACGGTTAAAATAAATACTGAATTATATGGAAAGGAATATA
The DNA window shown above is from Solanum lycopersicum chromosome 11, SLM_r2.1 and carries:
- the LOC101253957 gene encoding uncharacterized protein; amino-acid sequence: MALEWVVLGYAAGAEAIMLLLLTVPGLNPLRKGLISVTRNLLKPFLSIVPFCLFLLMDIYWKYETRPTCESESCSPSEYLRHQKSIMKSQRNALLIACALVFYWLLYSVTGLVVKVEQLNKRVEKMKASD